The nucleotide window CGTTCACTAAGGCGTGTAGTACGTTGCGGCGCCAGGACCTACTGGTAGACCAAATACGAATACCCATAGGTAGAACAAGATGCTCCAACCGAACATGAATACCATTGAGTAAGGCAACATGGTCGCGATCAGTGTACCGATACCTAGGTTCTTCATGTAGCGAGTTGCTACGGCAAGGATAAGACCGAAGTAGCTCATCATTGGTGTAATGATGTTCGTTGTTGAATCACCGATACGGTAAGCCGCTTGAATCGTTTCAGGTGCGTAGCCTACTAGCATTAGCATTGGAACGAAGATTGGCGCTGTTACTGCCCACTGTGCAGAAGCTGAACCGATCATCAGGTTAATGAAGCCACACATTAGGATGAATGCGAAGAACAACATTGGACCCGTTAGGCCAATATCCTGAAGGAATGTTGCGCCGCCTACAGCGACCACTTGACCGAAGTTCGTCCACTTAAAGAAAGCAACAAACTGTGCAGCAAAGAATACAAGAACGATGTACATGCCCATTGAAGACATAGACGTTGCCATTGCATTAATCACATCACGGTCATTCTTCATTGAACCCGTAACTTTGCCGTAAACAAAGCCAGGAATAGCAAAGAATACAAAGATAAACGCGACGATACTTTTCAGGAATGGAGAACCTGAAATCGTACCTGCCTCTGAACGCAAAACACCGTCAGCAGGAACCACAGTCCAAGCTAAAAGTGCGCTCACGATTAATACAGCAACACCCGCTAGCTTAAGGCCTTTCTTCTCAATTGCAGTAAGCTTACCCATTGAGTCATTTGAAAGATCTTCAGACGCGTCTTCATCGTTGTATTTACCTAACTTAGGTTCAACAATCTTCTCTGTTACCAATGCACCGGCAATCGAGATAAAGAAGGTCGAAACAAACATGAAGTACCAGTTTGATTCAGGGCCAACAGAGTAAGAAGGATCAAGCATTTGTGCCGCTGTTTCTGTAATACCAGAAAGCAGTGGATCAACCGTACCGATAAGTAGGTTTGCAGAATAACCACCAGATACACCAGCAAATGCTGCCGCTAGACCTGCTAATGGGTGACGACCCAATGAGTGGAAAAGCATTGCTGCAAGAGGGATAAGAACTACGTAACCCAGCTCAGATGCCGTGTTAGAGATAATACCGGCAAATACCACGGTTACAGTAACCATGCGCTGAGATGCGCCCATTACCATGCCGCGCATTGCCGCAGATAATAGACCTGAGTGTTCAGCAATCGCAACACCTAGCATTGCAACAAGCACGGTACCAAGTGGCGCAAAGCCAACAAAGTTCGAAACTAGATTCGTTACGATGAGTTGTAAGCCTTCAGCATTAAGTAAGCTTACAACGTGGATCATGCCATCAGCAGCACGACCGCTAGCACCTTCTGGGCGAGGATCCATTACAGATACTTCGAAGTAACCAGCAATTCCTGAAGAGACTAGGATTGCGACACAGAAGATTGCGAAAAGAGTGATTGGGTGGGGTAAAAGGTTCCCCAAATATTCAACGCCATCGAGAAAGCGGGTAAAAATTGGTTTCTTTGGCGAGTTGTTTTTTATTGAAGCTGATGAACTCATCAGTTCCCTCCTTGTAGTGATTCCTGTGCAATTGTGACAAAAATGTTCAAATTGCCAGCGCAGAGTACGCGACAAAATTATCAATTAGAAATTCAAAATGTTACAAAATGTGTAACAAATGACTACTTTTAACTCCATAAGAACAATTAATTAGCAAATAAATCTACATTAAATACAAAAACTAGATTTATAATTCACAGAAACACATTCACTACAAAAATAACTGGCGATATAACTCATTGATTCATTTAAAAATAAAACACAGCATACGCTAATTTAACACACAATATTCTGCAAGGTTCCTCTCGAAGGAAAAGAAAAACAGACAAATGAATGAAGTTTGACTTTCCCCTCGTTTTTACACTCGTGTCACATCAATTTGACTGACTATTTTTGAACCGCTTTGAATCTCGGGTTGGATTTACAGATGACATAGTGACGGCCTCTGCGCTTTACTATTTGGCAATCTGGATGACGGCTTTTCGCACTTTTAAGTGATTTTACAACTTTCATTCTATTTCGCTCCCTTACCTAATTGACCAAAGCGACGAGTAAAGTTAGCAACACGTCCCTCTTTATGTAGCACTCGCTGTTTACCCGTATAGAAAGGGTGCGACTTTGCAGACACTTCAATCGTGAAATAAGGGTAAGTATTGCCATCTTCCCATTCGATAGTACGTTCTGTTTTCAACGTTGAGCCAATCAAGAAGTACTCATCAACACTGGTGTCGTGGAACACCACTGTGCGGTAGTCAGGGTGGATATTCGGTTTCATTGTATTTCCCTAAACATTTAAATTGATACGTTATAACATATCAAATGATAATTATTATCAAAAGAAAAACAAGCGATTTTATGATATTTTTCCGCCATAGATCGTAATTAGAGAACGCCCACTCATGTACTCCATTGAACCTATTGGCTTTATAGAGTCTCCCTATAAAGAGAAGTTCGCGGTACCCAGGCAGCCTAGATTGGTGCCAACATCCACCTCAAGAGTCAGGTTGGTTGACGCAGCAAACTGCCTTGAGTCTGTTCGAGATATTGAGCAATTTAGCCATGTGTGGTTGTTGTTTTTGTTCGATAAGAACCTTGAAGCAGGCTGGAAACCAACCGTGAGGCCACCTCGCCTTGGCGGCAATGAACGTATTGGTGTCTTCGCGTCTCGTGCCACATTCAGACCCAATGGAATTGGCATGTCTGCGGTTGAACTCAAAGGTGTATCTCAAGAGAAAGGGCAGACTTGGTTGGATCTTGGCAGCGTCGACTTAGTAGACGGCACACCGATCATCGACATCAAGCCTTATATCCCCTACTCAGATTCGATCCCGGATGCATTGGGAGGGTTTGCCGCCGATGAACCAGAAGTGTTAGATGTGAACTTCTCGCAGCAAGCCCAAAGTAAGCTGTCTGGTCACCCACAGGCGCGCCATATCATTCAGGTGATCAAAGAAGTGCTAGGCCAAGATCCACGACCCGCCTATAAGAAAGGCAAGCCAGACAGTAAAGAATATGCGGTAAATTTGTTCGATCTTAACGTGAAATTCGTTGTTGAAACGCTTTTCATCAATGTTACCGACATTGAACGCTTTTGAGATCCCAAATAGGCTGATATTATATGCGGCTATATCAGATTTGCTGTGGTCACAAACGACAGCAAGTTTTCTTTTATCAATGATGAAACGGATACCATAGAATGCGTACCAGTAACTACCTTCTTTCTACTCTGAAAGAGACTCCAAACGACGCAGAAGTTATCAGCCACCAGCTGATGCTACGTGCAGGTATGATCCGTAAGCTAGCTTCAGGTTTATATACTTGGCTACCTACTGGTCTACGTGTACTGCGTAAAGTCGAAAATATCGTTCGCCAAGAGATCGATAATGCAGGTGCCGTTGAAATCTTGATGCCCGTAGTTCAACCGTTTGAGCTTTGGGAAGAGACTGGCCGTTCTGAAAAGATGGGTCCTGAGCTACTTCGTTTCACAGACCGTCATTCTCGTCCATTTGTTCTTAGCCCAACAGCTGAAGAAGTAGTGACGAGCCTAGTACGTAACGAGATCAGCTCTTACAAACAGCTACCTCTAAACCTGTACCAAATCCAGACTAAATTCCGTGATGAGCGCCGCCCTCGTTTTGGCGTAATGCGTGCACGTGAATTCTCGATGATGGATGCGTACAGCTTTGATATCGACAAAGAAGGCTTAGAAAAGTCTTACCAAGCGATGCACGATGCTTACTGTAAAGCATTCGACCGCATGGGCCTTGAGTACCGTCCAGTATTGGCAGACTCTGGCGCAATCGGCGGCAGCGGCTCTCAAGAGTTCCACGTTCTTGCTGAAAGCGGCGAAGACCTAATCGCATTCTCTTCTGAATCTGATTACGCAGCGAACATCGAGAAAGCAGAAGCACTAGCTCCTACTGAAGAAGTTGCAGCGCCTACTCAAGAGATGGAACTGGTTGATACGCCAAACGCAAAAACAATCGCAGAGCTTGTAGAGCAGCACGATCTAGCAATCGAGAAGACCGTTAAGACTCTATTCGTTAAAGCTTCTGATGAAGTAGATGCAGACATCATCGCACTGATCATCCGTGGTGATCACGAACTGAACGAAGTGAAAGCTGAAAATCTTCCACAAGTAGCTTCTCCGCTAGAGATGGCTTCTGAAGAAGAAATCCGTGCACTTGTTGGTGCAGGCCCTGGTTCACTAGGTCCTGTTGGCCTAGAGCTACCATTCATCGTTGACCGCTCTGTAGCAGTAATGAGTGACTTCGGCGCTGGCGCAAACGTAGATGGTAAGCACTACTTCGGCATCAACTGGGGTCGTGACGTTGAGCTTGCTCAAGTTGAAGACCTACGTAACGTTATTGAAGGCGACCTAAGCCCATGTGGTCAAGGTACTATCCAACTTAAGCGTGGTATCGAAGTTGGTCACATCTTCCAACTAGGTAATACTTACTCTAAAGCAATGAACTGTAACGTGCTTGGTCCTGATGGTAAGAGCGTAATCCTAGAAATGGGTTGTTACGGTATCGGTGTTTCACGTGTTGTTGCATCGGCTATCGAGCAAAACCACGATAAATTCGGTATCACTTGGCCAGACGCACTAGCACCGTTCCAAGTTGCTATCGTACCAATGAACATGCACAAATCTGAGCGCGTTAAAGAAGCCGCTGAGAAGCTATACGCTGAATTAACCGCTATGGGTATCGAAGTACTATTCGATGACCGTAAAGAGCGCCCAGGTGTTATGTTTAAAGATATCGAGCTTGTGGGTATTCCTCACACTATCGTTATCGGCGATCGCAGCATGGACGAAGGTAACTTCGAATACAAAAACCGTCGTACTGGTGATAAAGAAGTTATCGCAATAGACACGGTTATCGAGCACCTTAAAGCTCAACTAGCTTAGTAATTAAGTAACTGAATAAGTCTGTATTGACTAAATAATTGGTTACTCGCTAGATAAACATTGAAAGGCTGCCATTAGGTGGCCTTTTTTGTGCCTGTCATTTCGCTTCAAACTCCCTTCTATTTATCACTAGAGTAAATAACGTAAGTTAATCCCCTGTTCATCTTTAAATCCGTATATTGGTTTTAACTACTCTTTGACACATTTACATGGAGCTATCGATGGATATCAAAAGCTTACTGAACCAAGCACTTAAATCAGATCTCGTTAAACAAGGCACTCAGAAACTTTCACAAGGGTCTTCAAGTTTAAGTGGCCTAACTCAAGGCAGCAATGGCAAGAGTATCAACAAAAGCACGCTCGGAACCTTCGGTGCAGGCGCAGTTGGCGGCGGACTGTTAGGTGCATTAATGGGCTCTAAGAAAACCAAGAAAATGGGTAAGAAAGCCGCTGGTATTGGTGGCGCAGCGGCACTGGGTGCACTCGCTTACAAGGTCTATAACGATTACCAGTCTAAACAAGGCCAAAGACCGAATGCCGAACAAGCTCAATTTGATGAGAGCGACTCAAACCATAGTGTGCTGATTCTAAGATCTATGATTGCTGCGTCCAAAGCCGATGGTCATGTCGATGAGGAGGAAATGGCCAAGATCGAGCAAGCGGTCGAAAATATGGGCGCGGACTATCAACTGACTAAACTGGTCTCTGAAGAACTGCACAAGCCACTCGACCCAAGTGAGATTGCTCAGCTCGCGACCTCACCTCAACAAGCGAGTGAGATCTATTTAGCGTCTTTGATTGTGGCTGACGAGCAGAACTTTATGGAGAAGGCCTACCTCAAAGAGTTAGCCAAGCAACTCAACCTTGCAGATGAAGTTACTTATCAACTTGAACAGCAGATATCTGGTTAAGCGGTCAATATTAGGCTAATCAATAAATATCATGCTAAGCCGCAAATACACGCTAAGTAGCAGACTAGCAAAGTGATACGCTGAGCATTAACAGAATGAGATATTGAGCAAGAACAAACTAACTCTGAACTTAATCAGATCCACTTTGTTTTTGCTTATCTCTATGTGTATATTGAGATCAGTTATCATTTGGTTAGGTATAAAAATGAAAGTATACGATTGTTGTGATTTGGTGCGTGAACTGTATTCTCAAATTGGCAGTGGCGACCAAGGCTATATCCCTAA belongs to Vibrio splendidus and includes:
- a CDS encoding proline--tRNA ligase, translated to MRTSNYLLSTLKETPNDAEVISHQLMLRAGMIRKLASGLYTWLPTGLRVLRKVENIVRQEIDNAGAVEILMPVVQPFELWEETGRSEKMGPELLRFTDRHSRPFVLSPTAEEVVTSLVRNEISSYKQLPLNLYQIQTKFRDERRPRFGVMRAREFSMMDAYSFDIDKEGLEKSYQAMHDAYCKAFDRMGLEYRPVLADSGAIGGSGSQEFHVLAESGEDLIAFSSESDYAANIEKAEALAPTEEVAAPTQEMELVDTPNAKTIAELVEQHDLAIEKTVKTLFVKASDEVDADIIALIIRGDHELNEVKAENLPQVASPLEMASEEEIRALVGAGPGSLGPVGLELPFIVDRSVAVMSDFGAGANVDGKHYFGINWGRDVELAQVEDLRNVIEGDLSPCGQGTIQLKRGIEVGHIFQLGNTYSKAMNCNVLGPDGKSVILEMGCYGIGVSRVVASAIEQNHDKFGITWPDALAPFQVAIVPMNMHKSERVKEAAEKLYAELTAMGIEVLFDDRKERPGVMFKDIELVGIPHTIVIGDRSMDEGNFEYKNRRTGDKEVIAIDTVIEHLKAQLA
- a CDS encoding tellurite resistance TerB family protein: MDIKSLLNQALKSDLVKQGTQKLSQGSSSLSGLTQGSNGKSINKSTLGTFGAGAVGGGLLGALMGSKKTKKMGKKAAGIGGAAALGALAYKVYNDYQSKQGQRPNAEQAQFDESDSNHSVLILRSMIAASKADGHVDEEEMAKIEQAVENMGADYQLTKLVSEELHKPLDPSEIAQLATSPQQASEIYLASLIVADEQNFMEKAYLKELAKQLNLADEVTYQLEQQISG
- the tsaA gene encoding tRNA (N6-threonylcarbamoyladenosine(37)-N6)-methyltransferase TrmO translates to MYSIEPIGFIESPYKEKFAVPRQPRLVPTSTSRVRLVDAANCLESVRDIEQFSHVWLLFLFDKNLEAGWKPTVRPPRLGGNERIGVFASRATFRPNGIGMSAVELKGVSQEKGQTWLDLGSVDLVDGTPIIDIKPYIPYSDSIPDALGGFAADEPEVLDVNFSQQAQSKLSGHPQARHIIQVIKEVLGQDPRPAYKKGKPDSKEYAVNLFDLNVKFVVETLFINVTDIERF
- a CDS encoding type B 50S ribosomal protein L31, with translation MKPNIHPDYRTVVFHDTSVDEYFLIGSTLKTERTIEWEDGNTYPYFTIEVSAKSHPFYTGKQRVLHKEGRVANFTRRFGQLGKGAK
- a CDS encoding AbgT family transporter gives rise to the protein MSSSASIKNNSPKKPIFTRFLDGVEYLGNLLPHPITLFAIFCVAILVSSGIAGYFEVSVMDPRPEGASGRAADGMIHVVSLLNAEGLQLIVTNLVSNFVGFAPLGTVLVAMLGVAIAEHSGLLSAAMRGMVMGASQRMVTVTVVFAGIISNTASELGYVVLIPLAAMLFHSLGRHPLAGLAAAFAGVSGGYSANLLIGTVDPLLSGITETAAQMLDPSYSVGPESNWYFMFVSTFFISIAGALVTEKIVEPKLGKYNDEDASEDLSNDSMGKLTAIEKKGLKLAGVAVLIVSALLAWTVVPADGVLRSEAGTISGSPFLKSIVAFIFVFFAIPGFVYGKVTGSMKNDRDVINAMATSMSSMGMYIVLVFFAAQFVAFFKWTNFGQVVAVGGATFLQDIGLTGPMLFFAFILMCGFINLMIGSASAQWAVTAPIFVPMLMLVGYAPETIQAAYRIGDSTTNIITPMMSYFGLILAVATRYMKNLGIGTLIATMLPYSMVFMFGWSILFYLWVFVFGLPVGPGAATYYTP
- the ykgO gene encoding type B 50S ribosomal protein L36, with amino-acid sequence MKVVKSLKSAKSRHPDCQIVKRRGRHYVICKSNPRFKAVQK